A genomic window from Schistocerca serialis cubense isolate TAMUIC-IGC-003099 chromosome 4, iqSchSeri2.2, whole genome shotgun sequence includes:
- the LOC126474304 gene encoding leucine-rich repeat-containing G-protein coupled receptor 6-like, with the protein MLRIAKSLPLLLLASWASAAPAVVSAPLSTMKASASSSSDESELAPSPCKTYWTYTGSKADCRAAGLTDLPASLDPAAQQLDLSDNNLTALRNGSLAALGLSALELLDAGANALAAVEPDAFRGLRLLRTVRLSDNRLRALHADTFAHNPRLQELFLDGNPLAALPADGAWLRAPLLLVLDASRCGLAALPRRALAALPHLRALYLARNRLRALPSAPGAFAASSALLFLDLSANRLRDLPAGAFSGLGALRRLDLQDNELLAPPAAAFAPLRSLARLELGGNPLACDCALYPLRSWAAARNLSVRAHCAATGAAWTLLDNLDCPA; encoded by the coding sequence ATGTTACGTATCGCAAagtcgctgccgctgctgctgctggcgtcGTGGGCGTCGGCCGCTCCGGCCGTCGTCTCGGCGCCCCTGTCGACGATGAAGGCGTCGGCGTCCTCGTCTTCGGACGAGTCCGAGCTGGCACCGTCGCCGTGCAAGACCTACTGGACGTACACCGGCTCCAAGGCGGACTGCCGGGCCGCCGGGCTGACCGACCTGCCGGCCTCGCTGGACCCGGCGGCGCAGCAGCTCGACCTGTCCGACAACAACCTGACGGCGCTGCGCAACGGCTCGCTGGCGGCGCTGGGGCTGTCGGCGCTGGAGCTGCTCGACGCGGGCGCCAACGCGCTGGCCGCCGTCGAGCCGGACGCGTTCCGCGGGCTGCGCCTGCTGCGCACCGTGCGCCTCAGCGACAACCGGCTGCGCGCGCTGCACGCCGACACGTTCGCGCACAACCCGCGCCTGCAGGAGCTCTTCCTGGACGGCAACCCGCTGGCGGCGCTGCCCGCCGACGGCGCCTGGCTGCGCGCGCCGCTGCTGCTCGTGCTCGACGCGTCGCGCTGCGGCCTGGCCGCGCTGCCGCGCCGCGCGCTCGCCGCGCTGCCGCACCTGCGCGCGCTCTACCTCGCGCGCAACAGGCTGCGCGCGCTGCCCTCCGCGCCCGGCGCCTTCGCCGCCTCGTCGGCGCTGCTCTTCCTCGACCTGTCGGCCAACCGGCTGCGCGACCTGCCCGCCGGCGCCTTCTCCGGGCTGGGCGCGCTGCGCAGGCTCGACCTGCAGGACAACGAGCTGCTGGCGCCGCCCGCCGCCGCCTTCGCGCCTCTGCGCTCGCTGGCGCGCCTCGAGCTGGGAGGCAACCCGCTGGCGTGCGACTGCGCGCTATACCCGCTGCGCTCCTGGGCAGCCGCGCGCAACCTTTCCGTGCGCGCGCACTGCGCCGCCACCGGTGCCGCCTGGACGCTGCTCGACAACCTCGACTGCCCGGCCTGA